The following coding sequences lie in one Danio rerio strain Tuebingen ecotype United States chromosome 3, GRCz12tu, whole genome shotgun sequence genomic window:
- the fthl29 gene encoding ferritin, heavy polypeptide-like 29 translates to METCQIRQNYDSDCEALINKMINLELYAGYTYTSMAHYFKRDDVALPGFAKFFKNNSEEEREHAEKFMEFQNKRGGRIVLQDIKKPGRDVWDNGLTAMQCALQLEKSVNQALLDLHKVASQKGDPHLCDLLESHYLNEQVEAIKKLGDHITNLSKMDAGNNRMAEYLFDKHTLDS, encoded by the exons ATGGAGACTTGTCAGATCCGCCAGAACTATGACAGCGACTGCGAGGCTTTGATCAACAAGATGATCAATCTGGAGCTTTACGCTGGATACACCTACACCTCCATG GCTCACTACTTCAAACGGGACGATGTGGCCCTTCCTGGATTTGCCAAGTTCTTCAAGAATAACAGTGAGGAGGAGCGCGAACATGCTGAGAAATTCATGGAGTTCCAGAACAAGAGAGGTGGACGCATTGTCCTTCAGGACATTAAG AAACCTGGTCGTGATGTGTGGGACAATGGACTGACTGCTATGCAGTGTGCTCTTCAGCTGGAGAAGAGCGTAAACCAGGCTCTGCTGGACCTGCATAAAGTCGCCTCTCAGAAGGGAGACCCTCAT CTGTGTGATTTGCTGGAGTCTCACTACCTGAATGAGCAGGTTGAGGCCATTAAGAAGCTTGGTGACCACATCACTAACCTCTCCAAGATGGATGCTGGAAATAACCGGATGGCGGAGTACCTGTTTGACAAGCACACCCTGGACAGCTAA
- the LOC558816 gene encoding ferritin, middle subunit-like, translating to METCQIRQNYDRDCEAAINKMINLELYAGYTYTSMAHYFKRDDVALPGFAKFFNKNSEEEREHAEKFMEFQNKRGGRIVLQDIKKPDRDVWGNGLIAMQCALQLEKNVNQALLDLHKLATEMGDPHLCDFLESHYLDEQVEAIKKLGDHITNLSKMDAGNNRMAENLFDKHTLDS from the exons ATGGAGACTTGTCAGATTCGCCAGAACTACGATCGTGACTGCGAGGCTGCGATCAACAAGATGATCAATCTGGAGCTTTACGCTGGATACACCTACACCTCCATG GCTCACTACTTCAAACGGGACGATGTGGCCCTTCCTGGATTTGCCAAGTTCTTCAATAAGAACAGCGAGGAGGAGCGCGAACATGCTGAGAAATTCATGGAGTTCCAGAACAAGAGAGGTGGACGCATTGTCCTTCAGGACATCAAG AAGCCTGATCGTGATGTGTGGGGAAATGGGCTGATTGCTATGCAGTGTGCTCTTCAGCTGGAGAAGAACGTCAACCAGGCTCTGCTGGACCTGCATAAGCTCGCCACTGAGATGGGAGACCCTCAT CTGTGTGATTTCCTGGAGTCTCACTACCTGGATGAGCAGGTTGAGGCCATCAAGAAGCTTGGTGACCACATCACTAACCTCTCCAAGATGGATGCTGGAAACAACCGGATGGCGGAGAACCTGTTCGACAAGCACACCCTGGACAGCTAA
- the zgc:173594 gene encoding uncharacterized protein LOC100126128 (The RefSeq protein has 3 substitutions compared to this genomic sequence) has product METSQIRQNYARDSEAAINKMINLELYAGYTYTSMAHYFKRDDVALPGFAKFFKKNSEEEREHAEKFMEFQNKRGGRIVLQDIKKPDRDVWGNGLIAMQCALQLEKNVNQALLDLHKLATEMGDPHLCDFLETHYLDEQVEAIKKLGDHITNLSKMDAGNNRMAEYLFDKHTLDS; this is encoded by the exons ATGGAAACTTCTCAGATTCGCCAGAACTACGCCCGGGACAGCGAGGCTGCGATCAACAAGATGATCAATCTGGAGCTTTACGCTGGATACACCTACACCTCCATG GCTCACTACTTCAAACGGGACGATGTGGCTCTTCCTGGATTTGCCAAGTTCTTCAATAAGAACAGTGAGGAGGAGCGCGAACATGCTGAGAAATTCATGGAGTTCCAGAACAAGAGAGGTGGACGCATTGTCCTTCAGGACATCAAG AAGCCTGATCGTGATGTTTGGGGAAATGGGCTGATTGCTATTCAGTGTGCTCTTCAGCTGGAGAAGAACGTCAACCAGGCTCTGCTGGACCTGCATAAGCTCGCCACTGAGATGGGAGACCCTCAT CTGTGTGATTTCCTGGAGACTCACTACCTGGATGAGCAGGTTGAGGCCATCAAGAAGCTTGGTGACCACATCACTAACCTCTCCAAGATGGATGCTGGAAATAACAGGATGGCGGAGTACCTGTTCGACAAGCAAACCCTGGACAGCTAA
- the zgc:173594 gene encoding uncharacterized protein isoform X1, translated as MEFQNKRGGRIVLQDIKKPDRDVWGNGLIAIQCALQLEKNVNQALLDLHKLATEMGDPHLCDFLETHYLDEQVEAIKKLGDHITNLSKMDAGNNRMAEYLFDKQTLDS; from the exons ATGGAGTTCCAGAACAAGAGAGGTGGACGCATTGTCCTTCAGGACATCAAG AAGCCTGATCGTGATGTTTGGGGAAATGGGCTGATTGCTATTCAGTGTGCTCTTCAGCTGGAGAAGAACGTCAACCAGGCTCTGCTGGACCTGCATAAGCTCGCCACTGAGATGGGAGACCCTCAT CTGTGTGATTTCCTGGAGACTCACTACCTGGATGAGCAGGTTGAGGCCATCAAGAAGCTTGGTGACCACATCACTAACCTCTCCAAGATGGATGCTGGAAATAACAGGATGGCGGAGTACCTGTTCGACAAGCAAACCCTGGACAGCTAA
- the syt5a gene encoding synaptotagmin Va (The RefSeq protein has 1 substitution compared to this genomic sequence), whose protein sequence is MRLASMQHRGRRAAESEEEPNRAPPPLPPPSHHSHNFVNMKNKFFNELGHLPNHKIRMPMWAIGAIIVVVLALVGCFAFCIYKKCLGGKKKTKKVRERKGGRRRMKKEGEEEAGEEQPKEGEGEGEKEYYGKLEYTLDYNFTENQLIVGILQAQDLPAMDIGGTSDPYVKVYMLPDKKKKFETKVQRKNLCPVFNETFIFKIPFNDLAGQTLVLQVFDFDRFGKHDVIGEIKIPMNSIDLGQPIHEYKDLVGGEKEEQEKLGDICISLRYVPTSGKLTVCIMEAKNLKKMDVGGLSDPFVKIVLQHNGKRIKKKKTTVKQNTLNPYFNESFSFEIPFAQIQKVQVLITVYDYDKLGSNDPIGKCWIGFGASGVGLRHWSDMLANPRRPVAQWHTLQPEEEVDAALKAPIR, encoded by the exons ATGCGATTGGCCAGTATGCAGCATCGTGGGCGGAGAGCAGCAGAATCAGAGGAGGAGCCTAATCGTGCTCCGCCTCCTCCTCCCCCTCCCTCTCACCACTCCCACAACTTTGTAAATATGAAGAACAAGTTCTTCAATGAGCTTGGACATCTACCTA ACCACAAGATCAGAA TGCCCATGTGGGCTATTGGTGCCATAATTGTGGTTGTGCTTGCCTTGGTGGGCTGTTTTGCTTTTTGCATCTATAAGAAGTGCTTGGGAGgtaagaagaaaacaaaaaaagtcagagagagaaagggaggaCGACGGAGGATGAAAAAGGAAGGAGAAGAAGAAGCAGGAGAG GAGCAACCTAAAGAAGGAGAGGGCGAGGGAGAGAAAGAATATTATGGGAAGTTGGAGTACACTTTGGACTATAACTTCACTGAAAATCAG CTCATTGTTGGCATTTTACAAGCCCAAGATCTTCCTGCCATGGATATAGGTGGAACATCTGATCCCTATGTGAAAGTTTATATGCTGCCagacaagaagaaaaagtttgaaACCAAGGTCCAGCGGAAGAACCTGTGCCCTGTTTTCAATGAAACATTCATATTTAAG ATCCCGTTTAATGATCTAGCAGGACAGACTCTGGTCCTGCAGGTGTTTGACTTTGACCGCTTTGGTAAACATGATGTAATTGGAGAGATCAAAATCCCCATGAACAGTATTGATCTGGGCCAGCCTATACACGAATATAAAGACCTGGTTGGAGGGGAGAAAGAGGAA CAAGAAAAGCTGGGAGACATCTGCATTTCCCTGCGCTATGTGCCTACCTCTGGAAAGCTGACCGTCTGTATCATGGAAGCTAAGAATCTAAAGAAGATGGACGTGGGTGGTTTATCAG ATCCTTTTGTGAAAATAGTTTTGCAACACAATGGAAAGCGCATCAAGAAGAAGAAGACCACGGTCAAGCAGAACACACTAAACCCATACTTCAATGAGAGCTTCAGCTTTGAGATACCTTTCGCTCAAATTCAG AAGGTGCAAGTGCTGATTACTGTCTATGACTACGATAAACTGGGAAGTAATGATCCAATCGGGAAGTGCTGGATAGGGTTTGGTGCTAGTGGGGTTGGCCTGCGTCATTGGTCAGACATGCTTGCCAATCCCAGACGACCCGTGGCCCAGTGGCACACACTTCAGCCTGAAGAGGAAGTAGACGCTGCCCTAAAAGCACCCATTCGCTAA
- the syt5a gene encoding synaptotagmin Va isoform X1, giving the protein MRLASMQHRGRRAAESEEEPNRAPPPPPPPSHHSHNFVNMKNKFFNELGHLPMPMWAIGAIIVVVLALVGCFAFCIYKKCLGGKKKTKKVRERKGGRRRMKKEGEEEAGEEQPKEGEGEGEKEYYGKLEYTLDYNFTENQLIVGILQAQDLPAMDIGGTSDPYVKVYMLPDKKKKFETKVQRKNLCPVFNETFIFKIPFNDLAGQTLVLQVFDFDRFGKHDVIGEIKIPMNSIDLGQPIHEYKDLVGGEKEEQEKLGDICISLRYVPTSGKLTVCIMEAKNLKKMDVGGLSDPFVKIVLQHNGKRIKKKKTTVKQNTLNPYFNESFSFEIPFAQIQKVQVLITVYDYDKLGSNDPIGKCWIGFGASGVGLRHWSDMLANPRRPVAQWHTLQPEEEVDAALKAPIR; this is encoded by the exons ATGCGATTGGCCAGTATGCAGCATCGTGGGCGGAGAGCAGCAGAATCAGAGGAGGAGCCTAATCGTGCTCCGCCTCCTCCTCCCCCTCCCTCTCACCACTCCCACAACTTTGTAAATATGAAGAACAAGTTCTTCAATGAGCTTGGACATCTACCTA TGCCCATGTGGGCTATTGGTGCCATAATTGTGGTTGTGCTTGCCTTGGTGGGCTGTTTTGCTTTTTGCATCTATAAGAAGTGCTTGGGAGgtaagaagaaaacaaaaaaagtcagagagagaaagggaggaCGACGGAGGATGAAAAAGGAAGGAGAAGAAGAAGCAGGAGAG GAGCAACCTAAAGAAGGAGAGGGCGAGGGAGAGAAAGAATATTATGGGAAGTTGGAGTACACTTTGGACTATAACTTCACTGAAAATCAG CTCATTGTTGGCATTTTACAAGCCCAAGATCTTCCTGCCATGGATATAGGTGGAACATCTGATCCCTATGTGAAAGTTTATATGCTGCCagacaagaagaaaaagtttgaaACCAAGGTCCAGCGGAAGAACCTGTGCCCTGTTTTCAATGAAACATTCATATTTAAG ATCCCGTTTAATGATCTAGCAGGACAGACTCTGGTCCTGCAGGTGTTTGACTTTGACCGCTTTGGTAAACATGATGTAATTGGAGAGATCAAAATCCCCATGAACAGTATTGATCTGGGCCAGCCTATACACGAATATAAAGACCTGGTTGGAGGGGAGAAAGAGGAA CAAGAAAAGCTGGGAGACATCTGCATTTCCCTGCGCTATGTGCCTACCTCTGGAAAGCTGACCGTCTGTATCATGGAAGCTAAGAATCTAAAGAAGATGGACGTGGGTGGTTTATCAG ATCCTTTTGTGAAAATAGTTTTGCAACACAATGGAAAGCGCATCAAGAAGAAGAAGACCACGGTCAAGCAGAACACACTAAACCCATACTTCAATGAGAGCTTCAGCTTTGAGATACCTTTCGCTCAAATTCAG AAGGTGCAAGTGCTGATTACTGTCTATGACTACGATAAACTGGGAAGTAATGATCCAATCGGGAAGTGCTGGATAGGGTTTGGTGCTAGTGGGGTTGGCCTGCGTCATTGGTCAGACATGCTTGCCAATCCCAGACGACCCGTGGCCCAGTGGCACACACTTCAGCCTGAAGAGGAAGTAGACGCTGCCCTAAAAGCACCCATTCGCTAA
- the syt5a gene encoding synaptotagmin Va isoform X2, with amino-acid sequence MWAIGAIIVVVLALVGCFAFCIYKKCLGGKKKTKKVRERKGGRRRMKKEGEEEAGEEQPKEGEGEGEKEYYGKLEYTLDYNFTENQLIVGILQAQDLPAMDIGGTSDPYVKVYMLPDKKKKFETKVQRKNLCPVFNETFIFKIPFNDLAGQTLVLQVFDFDRFGKHDVIGEIKIPMNSIDLGQPIHEYKDLVGGEKEEQEKLGDICISLRYVPTSGKLTVCIMEAKNLKKMDVGGLSDPFVKIVLQHNGKRIKKKKTTVKQNTLNPYFNESFSFEIPFAQIQKVQVLITVYDYDKLGSNDPIGKCWIGFGASGVGLRHWSDMLANPRRPVAQWHTLQPEEEVDAALKAPIR; translated from the exons ATGTGGGCTATTGGTGCCATAATTGTGGTTGTGCTTGCCTTGGTGGGCTGTTTTGCTTTTTGCATCTATAAGAAGTGCTTGGGAGgtaagaagaaaacaaaaaaagtcagagagagaaagggaggaCGACGGAGGATGAAAAAGGAAGGAGAAGAAGAAGCAGGAGAG GAGCAACCTAAAGAAGGAGAGGGCGAGGGAGAGAAAGAATATTATGGGAAGTTGGAGTACACTTTGGACTATAACTTCACTGAAAATCAG CTCATTGTTGGCATTTTACAAGCCCAAGATCTTCCTGCCATGGATATAGGTGGAACATCTGATCCCTATGTGAAAGTTTATATGCTGCCagacaagaagaaaaagtttgaaACCAAGGTCCAGCGGAAGAACCTGTGCCCTGTTTTCAATGAAACATTCATATTTAAG ATCCCGTTTAATGATCTAGCAGGACAGACTCTGGTCCTGCAGGTGTTTGACTTTGACCGCTTTGGTAAACATGATGTAATTGGAGAGATCAAAATCCCCATGAACAGTATTGATCTGGGCCAGCCTATACACGAATATAAAGACCTGGTTGGAGGGGAGAAAGAGGAA CAAGAAAAGCTGGGAGACATCTGCATTTCCCTGCGCTATGTGCCTACCTCTGGAAAGCTGACCGTCTGTATCATGGAAGCTAAGAATCTAAAGAAGATGGACGTGGGTGGTTTATCAG ATCCTTTTGTGAAAATAGTTTTGCAACACAATGGAAAGCGCATCAAGAAGAAGAAGACCACGGTCAAGCAGAACACACTAAACCCATACTTCAATGAGAGCTTCAGCTTTGAGATACCTTTCGCTCAAATTCAG AAGGTGCAAGTGCTGATTACTGTCTATGACTACGATAAACTGGGAAGTAATGATCCAATCGGGAAGTGCTGGATAGGGTTTGGTGCTAGTGGGGTTGGCCTGCGTCATTGGTCAGACATGCTTGCCAATCCCAGACGACCCGTGGCCCAGTGGCACACACTTCAGCCTGAAGAGGAAGTAGACGCTGCCCTAAAAGCACCCATTCGCTAA